A genomic stretch from Magnetococcales bacterium includes:
- a CDS encoding AAA family ATPase has product MRILQVRFKNLNSLVGEWSMDLTHPAFVADGIFVITGPTGAGKTTLFDAICLALYGSTPRLGRISRGDNEIMSRLSGECFAEVTFETGSGRYRCHWRQHRARRKAGGELQPPAHEIADADTGKILEEKLAAVVGRVEQVTGMDFDRFTRSMLLAQGQFAAFLHAAQGARAEILEQLTGTEVYSRISSQVHRRRGDERRKQEKLEDELAGIRSLDDEEERRLSLDLARGILVEEALRNRLAGLERALSWRAGMVALEAELAGLAARRQEWSRRWEAFAPVREELRRAHLAWERMARYQELSRLRGLQAADQAAREVLLEQRPKVVVAVEEAERMLIQARERWERSRSDQQAVAMEIRVARELDVRLAEKAGPVRMATEALSASHRRLSGERALREKDRLAWERQSQEWQQLGITLTEHALDRGLVEQSTGIQARLEQWREVGVRRRAALKAVEGLTRQWAESGVVLTRCDEAWNALKEQVAGSHRGYLEKRRDLEDRLERRDASVWRGEWGALRERSLRLESLVGFLRTLRELREEREGLGQRRAELLAVQRRLDERLEEAERQRLEREAERNGLEQRLSDIQGILNFEQARQRLRAGQECPLCGAREHPFVEADHLPVPDETREALRRVRETWQQVWEGLQALRLERLGAEKDLERVEGRIGECGAASKELEADVQQACADLGLEVERVMACESEAARLLEESREGLIRESARVAAIDALEKEVGVLREALEGVRVREASAERERGEALHRREGIGRELERVGGEREDLERRERELRHGLERVLAEYGLDLSRFDDLESLRGELTRRRERWLALEARKGVLEGSIGKLEWALNHRAGQIQGLEEEAHALERGLATLREEWEGLKGERWRVFGEKSPDQEEWRLAEAVRAAENRVNGLTTDLERGRQERARLESGLAELERTLNERAGQLAGEESGFRVELAGLGFVDEADFVAAVLPEEARRQGLLREKGLSDEETELRSLENEKRGRLADERSRQMTDRSVEVLELARNRCGVRQRALQQAMGGMRLKLTEHALAQQQKQEQLRILEAQKRECARWEQLHELIGSEDGKRYREFVQGLTFERVLILANRQLRGMTDRYALVPDPEHPLNIHMVDYYQAGEVRSARNLSGGETFLVSLALALGLSGMASRTIRVDSLFLDEGFGTLDEEALEVALETLAGLRREGKLIGVISHVSALQERIRTRIRVTPRSGGRSVLSGPGCDGPRG; this is encoded by the coding sequence ATGCGTATTTTGCAGGTGCGTTTCAAGAATCTGAACTCCCTGGTTGGCGAGTGGTCCATGGACTTGACCCATCCGGCCTTTGTGGCGGATGGGATTTTTGTGATCACCGGTCCCACCGGGGCGGGCAAGACCACTTTGTTTGATGCCATCTGTCTGGCCCTGTACGGCAGCACGCCCCGGCTGGGTCGGATCAGTCGCGGCGACAACGAAATCATGTCCCGTTTGAGCGGTGAGTGTTTCGCCGAGGTGACTTTCGAGACCGGCAGTGGGCGTTATCGGTGTCACTGGCGTCAGCATCGGGCGCGCCGCAAGGCGGGAGGGGAGTTGCAGCCTCCGGCCCACGAGATCGCCGACGCCGACACCGGCAAGATCCTGGAAGAGAAACTCGCGGCGGTGGTCGGGCGGGTGGAGCAGGTGACGGGCATGGATTTCGACCGCTTCACCCGTTCCATGCTGCTGGCCCAGGGGCAGTTTGCCGCTTTTCTGCACGCCGCCCAGGGCGCCAGGGCCGAGATTTTGGAGCAGCTTACCGGCACGGAGGTCTACAGCCGGATTTCGAGTCAGGTCCATCGGCGTCGCGGCGACGAGCGGCGCAAACAAGAGAAGCTGGAAGACGAGTTGGCCGGAATCCGTTCCCTGGATGACGAGGAGGAGCGGCGTTTATCCCTGGATCTGGCCCGGGGGATTCTGGTGGAAGAGGCGTTGCGCAATCGGCTGGCGGGGCTGGAGCGGGCGTTGTCCTGGCGGGCCGGGATGGTGGCCTTGGAAGCGGAATTGGCTGGACTGGCGGCCCGGAGACAGGAGTGGTCCCGACGCTGGGAGGCGTTTGCCCCGGTGCGGGAGGAGTTGCGCCGCGCTCATCTGGCTTGGGAACGGATGGCCCGGTATCAGGAGTTGTCCCGGTTGCGGGGGTTGCAGGCTGCCGATCAGGCTGCCCGGGAGGTGCTGTTGGAGCAACGGCCCAAGGTGGTGGTCGCGGTCGAAGAGGCGGAACGGATGCTGATCCAGGCCCGTGAGCGGTGGGAGCGGAGCCGGAGCGATCAGCAGGCGGTGGCCATGGAGATTCGGGTGGCGCGGGAGCTGGATGTGCGTCTGGCGGAGAAGGCCGGACCGGTGCGCATGGCCACAGAGGCGTTGTCCGCGTCGCACAGGCGGTTGAGCGGGGAGCGGGCGCTCCGGGAAAAGGATCGGCTGGCCTGGGAGCGGCAATCGCAAGAGTGGCAACAGTTGGGGATCACCCTGACGGAGCATGCCCTGGATCGGGGGTTGGTGGAGCAGTCCACCGGGATTCAGGCCCGTCTGGAGCAGTGGCGGGAGGTGGGGGTGCGGCGTCGGGCGGCCTTGAAGGCCGTGGAGGGGTTGACCCGGCAGTGGGCGGAGAGCGGCGTGGTGTTGACCCGCTGTGACGAGGCGTGGAACGCCTTGAAGGAGCAGGTTGCCGGCAGCCATCGGGGGTATCTGGAGAAGCGGCGGGATCTGGAGGATCGGCTGGAGCGGCGTGACGCCTCGGTGTGGCGTGGGGAGTGGGGGGCGCTGCGGGAGCGGTCGTTGCGGCTGGAGTCTTTGGTGGGTTTTCTGCGTACACTGCGGGAGTTGCGGGAGGAGCGGGAGGGGTTGGGGCAGCGTCGGGCAGAGCTGTTGGCCGTGCAACGCCGACTGGATGAACGGCTGGAGGAGGCGGAGCGGCAACGTCTGGAGCGGGAGGCGGAGCGCAACGGGCTGGAGCAGCGGTTGTCCGACATTCAGGGCATCTTGAATTTCGAGCAGGCCCGTCAGCGTTTGCGGGCGGGGCAGGAGTGTCCCTTGTGCGGGGCCAGGGAGCATCCGTTTGTGGAGGCGGATCACCTGCCGGTGCCGGATGAGACCCGGGAGGCGTTGCGGCGGGTGCGGGAGACGTGGCAACAGGTGTGGGAGGGGCTGCAAGCGTTGCGGTTGGAACGGTTGGGGGCTGAAAAGGATCTGGAGCGGGTGGAAGGTCGCATCGGCGAGTGTGGGGCTGCATCCAAGGAGTTGGAGGCGGATGTCCAGCAGGCGTGTGCGGATTTGGGTCTGGAGGTGGAGCGGGTGATGGCCTGCGAGTCGGAAGCGGCGCGACTGCTGGAGGAGAGTCGGGAGGGTCTGATCCGGGAGTCTGCCAGGGTCGCGGCCATCGATGCGCTGGAAAAGGAAGTGGGGGTGTTGCGGGAGGCGTTGGAGGGGGTGCGTGTCCGTGAGGCCAGCGCGGAGCGGGAGCGTGGGGAGGCCTTGCATCGGCGGGAGGGGATCGGGCGGGAGTTGGAGCGGGTCGGTGGGGAGCGGGAGGATCTGGAGCGGCGGGAGCGGGAGTTGCGCCATGGTTTGGAGCGGGTATTGGCGGAGTATGGCCTTGATTTGAGCAGGTTTGATGATCTGGAGAGTCTGCGGGGGGAGTTGACCCGGCGGCGGGAGCGTTGGCTGGCTTTGGAGGCCCGCAAAGGGGTTTTGGAGGGATCGATTGGGAAGCTGGAGTGGGCGTTGAACCATCGGGCCGGACAGATTCAGGGGCTGGAAGAAGAGGCGCACGCCCTGGAGCGCGGGCTGGCGACGTTGCGGGAGGAGTGGGAGGGGTTGAAGGGGGAGCGGTGGCGGGTGTTCGGGGAGAAGAGTCCGGATCAAGAAGAGTGGCGGCTGGCCGAGGCGGTGCGCGCGGCGGAAAACCGGGTGAATGGTTTGACCACCGATCTGGAGCGCGGGCGGCAGGAGCGGGCGCGGCTGGAAAGCGGACTGGCGGAGCTGGAACGGACCCTGAACGAACGGGCGGGACAGTTGGCCGGGGAGGAGTCCGGGTTCCGGGTGGAGTTGGCGGGGTTGGGATTTGTGGACGAGGCGGATTTTGTCGCGGCGGTTTTGCCGGAGGAGGCCCGTCGGCAGGGGCTGCTGCGGGAGAAGGGGTTGTCCGACGAGGAGACGGAACTGCGCTCTTTGGAAAACGAAAAGCGCGGGCGTCTGGCGGATGAGCGCTCCAGACAGATGACGGATCGATCCGTCGAGGTTTTGGAGTTGGCCCGCAACCGGTGCGGGGTGCGGCAGCGGGCTTTGCAGCAGGCGATGGGGGGCATGCGTCTGAAACTGACCGAACACGCTTTGGCCCAGCAACAAAAACAAGAGCAGTTGCGGATTTTAGAGGCGCAAAAGAGGGAGTGCGCCCGCTGGGAGCAGTTGCATGAGCTGATCGGTTCCGAAGACGGCAAACGGTATCGCGAGTTTGTGCAGGGGTTGACCTTCGAGCGGGTGCTGATTCTGGCCAACCGGCAGTTGCGCGGCATGACGGATCGTTATGCCCTGGTGCCGGACCCGGAGCATCCGTTGAACATTCACATGGTGGATTATTATCAGGCCGGGGAGGTGCGCTCGGCTCGGAATCTGTCCGGTGGCGAGACTTTTCTGGTGAGTCTGGCGTTGGCGTTGGGGCTGTCGGGCATGGCCAGTCGCACGATCCGGGTGGATTCGCTATTTCTGGATGAGGGGTTCGGCACCCTGGACGAGGAGGCCTTGGAGGTGGCCCTGGAGACGTTGGCCGGGTTGCGTCGCGAGGGCAAGTTGATCGGGGTGATTTCCCACGTTTCCGCGCTTCAGGAACGGATTCGCACCCGGATTCGGGTCACGCCCCGGTCCGGTGGTCGCAGTGTGTTGTCCGGACCGGGGTGCGATGGACCCAGGGGGTGA
- a CDS encoding response regulator, with the protein MNGALVEQARVLIVDDLPTNVKVLVETLRGEYAVSVATHGPEALRLAGQAPMPDLILLDVIMPGMDGYEVCERLKAREVTREIPVIFVTAKVDASDEAKGFALGAVDYIVKPFHSNAVLARVRNHLELKRHRDSLRRMMEDLARARDAAEAANRAKSDFLANMSHEIRTPMNSIIGMTELVLETEADPTRRKYLSTALSSARSLLRLINNILDLSKVESGNLQLETVVFDLRQVVEESLESMAILARSRKLELTWQIAARIPNCFFGDPTRLRQVLMNLLGNAIKFTERGGVEIGVEPVAEGIRFAVRDSGIGIPMDRQGRIFDRFTQGDPSATRKYGGTGLGTTISKEIVEKMGGRIWVESAPGQGSTFYFVIPLESAKGVPWCRERRNPGRGVERGVLMRAPLHILLAEDVEANRILAVTRLEQRGHKVTVAEDGLLALYACERHRFDLILMDLQMPNMDGLTVTRRIREREAGSNPPEHVPIIALTAHSMVEDREQCLAAGMDEFVSKPIDFARLFGIMAGIFPATVRDGVLMECRETVVKASGFPELPGLDVMAGIGMWRDAGKYRQALIGFARRHAGDAQRIREAVRTGNFRLAEVLTHALKGAAGSLAAAELEEAAAVLDGGLRTGARHLEALVAGVEGILSRVVVSCRTLDPEPDGSPATVALEGGMVVVEACHVALVERIAAALDHGDALTAEAALPELEAWLHGTRFESGFQALAELVEEIHCVQAQETLRQLMADLGMERHGNGIS; encoded by the coding sequence ATGAACGGGGCCCTTGTTGAACAGGCGCGGGTGCTGATCGTCGATGACCTGCCAACCAATGTCAAGGTGCTGGTGGAGACCTTGCGGGGGGAGTATGCGGTATCGGTGGCCACCCACGGTCCAGAGGCGTTGAGACTGGCTGGACAGGCTCCCATGCCGGATTTGATCCTGCTGGATGTCATCATGCCCGGCATGGATGGGTATGAGGTGTGCGAGCGACTCAAGGCCAGAGAAGTGACGCGGGAAATTCCGGTGATCTTCGTCACCGCCAAGGTGGATGCCAGCGACGAAGCCAAGGGATTCGCCCTGGGGGCGGTGGATTACATTGTCAAGCCGTTTCACAGCAACGCCGTGCTGGCCCGGGTGCGCAATCATCTGGAACTCAAGCGTCATCGGGACTCCCTGCGGCGCATGATGGAGGATCTGGCCCGGGCCAGGGACGCCGCCGAGGCGGCCAACCGGGCCAAAAGCGATTTTCTGGCCAACATGAGCCACGAAATCCGTACCCCCATGAACAGCATCATCGGCATGACCGAACTGGTCTTGGAAACCGAAGCCGATCCCACACGGCGCAAATATTTGAGTACGGCCCTGTCATCGGCCCGCAGCCTGTTGCGGCTGATCAACAATATTCTGGATCTTTCCAAGGTCGAAAGCGGCAATCTGCAACTGGAAACCGTGGTCTTCGACCTGCGGCAGGTGGTCGAGGAGTCTTTGGAATCCATGGCCATCCTGGCCCGGTCCCGGAAACTGGAGTTGACCTGGCAGATCGCGGCGCGGATTCCCAACTGTTTTTTCGGGGATCCCACCCGGTTGCGGCAGGTGTTGATGAATTTGCTGGGCAATGCCATCAAGTTCACCGAGCGGGGCGGCGTGGAGATCGGTGTGGAACCGGTTGCCGAAGGGATCCGTTTCGCGGTGCGCGACAGCGGAATCGGCATTCCCATGGATCGTCAGGGGCGGATTTTCGACCGGTTCACCCAGGGGGATCCTTCCGCCACCCGCAAATACGGGGGAACCGGTCTGGGAACCACCATTTCCAAAGAGATTGTGGAAAAGATGGGGGGGCGCATCTGGGTGGAGAGCGCGCCGGGTCAGGGGAGCACTTTTTATTTTGTCATTCCGTTGGAGTCGGCCAAGGGGGTACCCTGGTGCCGGGAGCGCCGCAATCCGGGGCGGGGGGTGGAACGGGGGGTGCTGATGCGGGCGCCGTTGCACATTTTGCTGGCGGAAGACGTGGAGGCCAACCGGATTCTGGCGGTCACCCGTCTCGAACAGCGGGGACACAAGGTGACCGTGGCCGAGGATGGCCTTTTGGCCCTGTACGCCTGCGAACGGCACCGTTTTGACCTGATCCTGATGGATCTGCAAATGCCCAACATGGATGGCCTGACCGTCACCCGTCGGATCCGGGAGCGGGAGGCCGGATCCAATCCCCCGGAACATGTGCCGATCATCGCCCTGACGGCCCATTCCATGGTCGAGGACCGGGAGCAGTGTCTGGCGGCGGGCATGGATGAGTTTGTCTCCAAACCCATCGATTTCGCGCGATTGTTTGGGATCATGGCCGGCATATTTCCGGCGACGGTCCGGGATGGCGTGCTTATGGAGTGTCGCGAAACCGTGGTCAAGGCGTCGGGATTCCCCGAATTGCCGGGGCTGGACGTGATGGCCGGCATCGGCATGTGGCGCGACGCCGGGAAATACCGTCAGGCTTTGATCGGATTTGCCCGGCGACACGCCGGGGATGCCCAGCGGATCCGGGAGGCGGTGCGGACCGGGAATTTCAGACTGGCCGAGGTGTTGACCCATGCCTTGAAGGGTGCGGCAGGATCCTTGGCCGCCGCGGAACTGGAAGAGGCCGCCGCGGTCCTGGATGGGGGATTGCGTACCGGCGCGCGCCATCTGGAGGCGCTGGTGGCGGGTGTGGAAGGGATTTTGTCCCGGGTGGTGGTCTCGTGTCGCACTCTGGATCCGGAGCCGGATGGGAGTCCAGCCACGGTGGCCTTGGAGGGCGGGATGGTGGTTGTGGAGGCGTGTCATGTGGCGCTGGTGGAGCGGATCGCCGCTGCCTTGGACCATGGGGACGCCCTGACCGCCGAGGCCGCCTTGCCGGAACTGGAGGCATGGTTGCACGGCACCCGTTTTGAATCCGGTTTTCAGGCTTTGGCCGAGTTGGTGGAGGAGATCCATTGCGTGCAGGCACAAGAAACGTTGCGTCAACTGATGGCTGATCTGGGAATGGAGCGGCATGGAAACGGAATCTCATAA